From the Anguilla anguilla isolate fAngAng1 chromosome 6, fAngAng1.pri, whole genome shotgun sequence genome, one window contains:
- the LOC118230823 gene encoding involucrin-like isoform X12: MDTVGEYLERELEESTAREFQGLGNADGFLEQELEGTVGKIQGLEVEESTAGEFQVLGSVGQFLESCTLGEFLGLKLKDTVHELQGLELHGTVGEFLWLELDDALAAFLGLGTVGEFQEQELAGTVGEFQEQEDTVGEFLGQEDTVGEFLGQEDTVGEFQEQELEGTVSEFQEQELAGTVGEFQEQELEGTVGEFLGQEDTVGEFQEQELAGTVGEFLGQELEGTVGEFLGQELEGTVGEFQGQELAGTVGEFQGQEIAGTVGEFQEQELAGTVGEFQEQEDTVGEFLGQEDTVGEFQEQEDTLGEFQEQELAGTVGEFLGQEDTLGEFQEQEDTLGEFQEQEDTVGEFLGQELEGTVGEFQEQELVGTVGEFQEQEDTVGEFLGQELEGTVGEFQEQELVGTVGEFQEQEGTVGEFQEQELAGTVGGFQEQEGTVGEFQEQEIAGTVGEFQEQEQEDTVGEFLGQEDTVGEFLGQELAGTVGEFQEQEGTVGEFLGQEGTVGEFLGQEDTLGEFQEQEDTVGEFLGQELEGTVGEFQEQELVGTVGEFQEQELVGTVGEFQEQEGTVGEFQEQELAGTVGGFQEQEGTVGEFLGQELAGTVGEFQEQELAGTVGGFQEQEGTVGEFLGQELEGTVGEFQEQEGTVGEFQEQELVGTVGEFQEQELEGTVGEFLGQELEGTVGEFQEQEGTVGEFQGQEQEGTVGEFQEQELEGTVGEFLGQELEGTVGEFLGQELEGTVGEFQEQEDTVGEFQE; this comes from the exons ATGGATACTGTAGGCGAGTATCTGGAAAGGGAGTTGGAGGAGAGTACTGCAAGGGAGTTTCAGGGACTGGGTAATGCGGATGGGTTTCTGGAACAGGAGCTGGAAGGTACTGTGGGTAAGATTCAGGGACTAGAGGTGGAGGAGAGTACCGCAGGGGAATTTCAAGTGTTGGGTTCAGTGGGTCAGTTTCTGGAGTCATGTACTCTGGGTGAATTTCTGGGGCTGAAGCTGAAGGATACTGTGCATGAGCTTCAGGGGCTGGAGCTGCATGGTACTGTGGGGGAATTTCTGTGGCTGGAGCTGGACGATGCTCTGGCTGCATTTCTAGGGCTGGGTACTGTGGGTGAGTTTCAGGAGCAGGAGCTTGCGG GTACTGTGGGCGAgtttcaggagcaggaggatACTGTGGGTGAGTTTCTGGGGCAGGAGGATACTGTGGGTGAGTTTCTGGGGCAGGAGGATACTGTGGGTGAGtttcaggagcaggagctggagggtACTGTGAGTGAGTTTCAGGAGCAGGAGCTTGCGGGTACTGTGGGTGAGtttcaggagcaggagctggagggtACTGTGGGCGAGTTTCTGGGGCAGGAGGATACTGTGGGTGAGTTTCAGGAGCAGGAGCTTGCGGGTACTGTGGGTGAGTTTCTGGGGCAGGAGCTGGAGGGTACTGTGGGCGAGTTTCTGGGGCAGGAGCTGGAGGGTACTGTGGGCGAGTTTCAGGGGCAGGAGCTTGCGGGTACTGTGGGCGAGTTTCAGGGGCAGGAGATTGCGGGTACAGTGGGTGAGTTTCAGGAGCAGGAGCTTGCGGGTACTGTGGGCGAgtttcaggagcaggaggatACTGTGGGTGAGTTTCTGGGGCAGGAGGATACTGTGGGTGAgtttcaggagcaggaggatACTCTGGGTGAGTTTCAGGAGCAGGAGCTTGCGGGTACTGTGGGCGAGTTTCTGGGACAGGAGGATACTCTGGGTGAgtttcaggagcaggaggatACTCTGGGTGAgtttcaggagcaggaggatACTGTGGGTGAGTTTCTGGGACAGGAGCTGGAGGGTACTGTGGGCGAGTTTCAGGAGCAGGAGCTTGTGGGTACAGTGGGCGAgtttcaggagcaggaggatACTGTGGGTGAGTTTCTGGGACAGGAGCTGGAGGGTACTGTGGGCGAGTTTCAGGAGCAGGAGCTTGTGGGTACAGTGGGCGAGTTTCAGGAGCAGGAGGGTACTGTAGGTGAGTTTCAGGAGCAGGAGCTTGCGGGTACAGTGGGCGGGTTTCAGGAGCAGGAGGGTACTGTGGGTGAGTTTCAGGAGCAGGAGATTGCGGGTACAGTGGGTGAgtttcaggagcaggagcaggaggataCTGTGGGTGAGTTTCTGGGGCAGGAGGATACTGTGGGTGAGTTTCTGGGGCAGGAGCTTGCGGGTACTGTGGGCGAGTTTCAGGAGCAGGAGGGTACTGTGGGCGAGTTTCTGGGGCAGGAGGGTACTGTGGGCGAGTTTCTGGGGCAGGAGGATACTCTGGGTGAgtttcaggagcaggaggatACTGTGGGTGAGTTTCTGGGACAGGAGCTGGAGGGTACTGTGGGCGAGTTTCAGGAGCAGGAGCTTGTGGGTACAGTGGGCGAGTTTCAGGAGCAGGAGCTTGTGGGTACAGTGGGCGAGTTTCAGGAGCAGGAGGGTACTGTAGGTGAGTTTCAGGAGCAGGAGCTTGCGGGTACAGTGGGCGGGTTTCAGGAGCAGGAGGGTACTGTGGGTGAGTTTCTGGGGCAGGAGCTTGCGGGTACTGTGGGCGAGTTTCAGGAGCAGGAGCTTGCGGGTACAGTGGGCGGGTTTCAGGAGCAGGAGGGTACTGTGGGTGAGTTTCTGGGGCAGGAGCTGGAGGGTACTGTGGGCGAGTTTCAGGAGCAGGAGGGTACTGTAGGTGAGTTTCAGGAGCAGGAGCTTGTGGGTACTGTGGGTGAGtttcaggagcaggagctggagggtACTGTGGGCGAGTTTCTGGGGCAGGAGCTGGAGGGTACTGTGGGCGAGTTTCAGGAGCAGGAGGGTACTGTGGGTGAGTTtcaggggcaggagcaggagggtACTGTGGGTGAGtttcaggagcaggagctggagggcACAGTGGGCGAGTTTCTGGGGCAGGAGCTGGAGGGTACTGTGGGCGAGTTTCTGGGGCAGGAGCTGGAGGGTACTGTGGGCGAgtttcaggagcaggaggatACTGTGGGTGAGTTTCAGGAGTAG
- the LOC118230823 gene encoding involucrin-like isoform X4 gives MDTVGEYLERELEESTAREFQGLGNADGFLEQELEGTVGKIQGLEVEESTAGEFQVLGSVGQFLESCTLGEFLGLKLKDTVHELQGLELHGTVGEFLWLELDDALAAFLGLGTVGEFQEQELAGTVGEFQEQELAGTVGEFQEQELRGTVGEFQKQELAGTVGEFQEQEDTVGEFLGQEDTVGEFLGQEDTVGEFQEQELEGTVSEFQEQELAGTVGEFQEQELEGTVGEFLGQEDTVGEFQEQELAGTVGEFLGQELEGTVGEFLGQELEGTVGEFQGQELAGTVGEFQGQEIAGTVGEFQEQEQEDTVGEFLGQEDTVGEFQEQEDTLGEFQEQELAGTVGEFLGQEDTLGEFQEQEDTLGEFQEQEDTVGEFLGQELEGTVGEFQEQELVGTVGEFQEQEDTVGEFLGQELEGTVGEFQEQELVGTVGEFQEQEGTVGEFQEQELAGTVGGFQEQEGTVGEFQEQEIAGTVGEFQEQEQEDTVGEFLGQEDTVGEFLGQELAGTVGEFQEQEGTVGEFLGQEGTVGEFLGQEDTLGEFQEQEDTVGEFLGQELEGTVGEFQEQELVGTVGEFQEQELVGTVGEFQEQEGTVGEFQEQELAGTVGGFQEQEGTVGEFLGQELAGTVGEFQEQELAGTVGGFQEQEGTVGEFLGQELEGTVGEFQEQEGTVGEFQEQELVGTVGEFQEQELEGTVGEFLGQELEGTVGEFQEQEGTVGEFQGQEQEGTVGEFQEQELEGTVGEFLGQELEGTVGEFLGQELEGTVGEFQEQEDTVGEFQE, from the exons ATGGATACTGTAGGCGAGTATCTGGAAAGGGAGTTGGAGGAGAGTACTGCAAGGGAGTTTCAGGGACTGGGTAATGCGGATGGGTTTCTGGAACAGGAGCTGGAAGGTACTGTGGGTAAGATTCAGGGACTAGAGGTGGAGGAGAGTACCGCAGGGGAATTTCAAGTGTTGGGTTCAGTGGGTCAGTTTCTGGAGTCATGTACTCTGGGTGAATTTCTGGGGCTGAAGCTGAAGGATACTGTGCATGAGCTTCAGGGGCTGGAGCTGCATGGTACTGTGGGGGAATTTCTGTGGCTGGAGCTGGACGATGCTCTGGCTGCATTTCTAGGGCTGGGTACTGTGGGTGAGTTTCAGGAGCAGGAGCTTGCGGGTACAGTGGGCGAGTTTCAGGAGCAGGAGCTTGCGGGTACAGTGGGCGAGTTTCAGGAGCAGGAGCTTCGGGGTACTGTAGGTGAGTTTCAGAAGCAGGAGCTTGCGGGTACTGTGGGCGAgtttcaggagcaggaggatACTGTGGGTGAGTTTCTGGGGCAGGAGGATACTGTGGGTGAGTTTCTGGGGCAGGAGGATACTGTGGGTGAGtttcaggagcaggagctggagggtACTGTGAGTGAGTTTCAGGAGCAGGAGCTTGCGGGTACTGTGGGTGAGtttcaggagcaggagctggagggtACTGTGGGCGAGTTTCTGGGGCAGGAGGATACTGTGGGTGAGTTTCAGGAGCAGGAGCTTGCGGGTACTGTGGGTGAGTTTCTGGGGCAGGAGCTGGAGGGTACTGTGGGCGAGTTTCTGGGGCAGGAGCTGGAGGGTACTGTGGGCGAGTTTCAGGGGCAGGAGCTTGCGGGTACTGTGGGCGAGTTTCAGGGGCAGGAGATTGCGGGTACAGTGGGTGAGTTTCAGGAGCAG gagcaggaggatACTGTGGGTGAGTTTCTGGGGCAGGAGGATACTGTGGGTGAgtttcaggagcaggaggatACTCTGGGTGAGTTTCAGGAGCAGGAGCTTGCGGGTACTGTGGGCGAGTTTCTGGGACAGGAGGATACTCTGGGTGAgtttcaggagcaggaggatACTCTGGGTGAgtttcaggagcaggaggatACTGTGGGTGAGTTTCTGGGACAGGAGCTGGAGGGTACTGTGGGCGAGTTTCAGGAGCAGGAGCTTGTGGGTACAGTGGGCGAgtttcaggagcaggaggatACTGTGGGTGAGTTTCTGGGACAGGAGCTGGAGGGTACTGTGGGCGAGTTTCAGGAGCAGGAGCTTGTGGGTACAGTGGGCGAGTTTCAGGAGCAGGAGGGTACTGTAGGTGAGTTTCAGGAGCAGGAGCTTGCGGGTACAGTGGGCGGGTTTCAGGAGCAGGAGGGTACTGTGGGTGAGTTTCAGGAGCAGGAGATTGCGGGTACAGTGGGTGAgtttcaggagcaggagcaggaggataCTGTGGGTGAGTTTCTGGGGCAGGAGGATACTGTGGGTGAGTTTCTGGGGCAGGAGCTTGCGGGTACTGTGGGCGAGTTTCAGGAGCAGGAGGGTACTGTGGGCGAGTTTCTGGGGCAGGAGGGTACTGTGGGCGAGTTTCTGGGGCAGGAGGATACTCTGGGTGAgtttcaggagcaggaggatACTGTGGGTGAGTTTCTGGGACAGGAGCTGGAGGGTACTGTGGGCGAGTTTCAGGAGCAGGAGCTTGTGGGTACAGTGGGCGAGTTTCAGGAGCAGGAGCTTGTGGGTACAGTGGGCGAGTTTCAGGAGCAGGAGGGTACTGTAGGTGAGTTTCAGGAGCAGGAGCTTGCGGGTACAGTGGGCGGGTTTCAGGAGCAGGAGGGTACTGTGGGTGAGTTTCTGGGGCAGGAGCTTGCGGGTACTGTGGGCGAGTTTCAGGAGCAGGAGCTTGCGGGTACAGTGGGCGGGTTTCAGGAGCAGGAGGGTACTGTGGGTGAGTTTCTGGGGCAGGAGCTGGAGGGTACTGTGGGCGAGTTTCAGGAGCAGGAGGGTACTGTAGGTGAGTTTCAGGAGCAGGAGCTTGTGGGTACTGTGGGTGAGtttcaggagcaggagctggagggtACTGTGGGCGAGTTTCTGGGGCAGGAGCTGGAGGGTACTGTGGGCGAGTTTCAGGAGCAGGAGGGTACTGTGGGTGAGTTtcaggggcaggagcaggagggtACTGTGGGTGAGtttcaggagcaggagctggagggcACAGTGGGCGAGTTTCTGGGGCAGGAGCTGGAGGGTACTGTGGGCGAGTTTCTGGGGCAGGAGCTGGAGGGTACTGTGGGCGAgtttcaggagcaggaggatACTGTGGGTGAGTTTCAGGAGTAG
- the LOC118230823 gene encoding involucrin-like isoform X16: protein MDTVGEYLERELEESTAREFQGLGNADGFLEQELEGTVGKIQGLEVEESTAGEFQVLGSVGQFLESCTLGEFLGLKLKDTVHELQGLELHGTVGEFLWLELDDALAAFLGLGTVGEFQEQELAGTVGEFQEQELAGTVGEFQEQELRGTVGEFQKQELAGTVGEFQEQEDTVGEFLGQEDTVGEFQEQELEGTVGEFLGQELEGTVGEFLGQELEGTVGEFQGQELAGTVGEFQGQEIAGTVGEFQEQELAGTVGEFQEQEDTVGEFLGQEDTVGEFQEQEDTLGEFQEQELAGTVGEFLGQEDTLGEFQEQEDTLGEFQEQEDTVGEFLGQELEGTVGEFQEQELVGTVGEFQEQEDTVGEFLGQELEGTVGEFQEQELVGTVGEFQEQEGTVGEFQEQELAGTVGGFQEQEGTVGEFQEQEIAGTVGEFQEQEQEDTVGEFLGQEDTVGEFLGQELAGTVGEFQEQEGTVGEFLGQEGTVGEFLGQEDTLGEFQEQEDTVGEFLGQELEGTVGEFQEQELVGTVGEFQEQELVGTVGEFQEQEGTVGEFQEQELAGTVGGFQEQEGTVGEFLGQELAGTVGEFQEQELAGTVGGFQEQEGTVGEFLGQELEGTVGEFQEQEGTVGEFQEQELVGTVGEFQEQELEGTVGEFLGQELEGTVGEFQEQEGTVGEFQGQEQEGTVGEFQEQELEGTVGEFLGQELEGTVGEFLGQELEGTVGEFQEQEDTVGEFQE, encoded by the exons ATGGATACTGTAGGCGAGTATCTGGAAAGGGAGTTGGAGGAGAGTACTGCAAGGGAGTTTCAGGGACTGGGTAATGCGGATGGGTTTCTGGAACAGGAGCTGGAAGGTACTGTGGGTAAGATTCAGGGACTAGAGGTGGAGGAGAGTACCGCAGGGGAATTTCAAGTGTTGGGTTCAGTGGGTCAGTTTCTGGAGTCATGTACTCTGGGTGAATTTCTGGGGCTGAAGCTGAAGGATACTGTGCATGAGCTTCAGGGGCTGGAGCTGCATGGTACTGTGGGGGAATTTCTGTGGCTGGAGCTGGACGATGCTCTGGCTGCATTTCTAGGGCTGGGTACTGTGGGTGAGTTTCAGGAGCAGGAGCTTGCGGGTACAGTGGGCGAGTTTCAGGAGCAGGAGCTTGCGGGTACAGTGGGCGAGTTTCAGGAGCAGGAGCTTCGGGGTACTGTAGGTGAGTTTCAGAAGCAGGAGCTTGCGGGTACTGTGGGCGAgtttcaggagcaggaggatACTGTGGGTGAGTTTCTGGGGCAGGAGGATACTGTGG GTGAGtttcaggagcaggagctggagggtACTGTGGGCGAGTTTCTGGGGCAG GAGCTGGAGGGTACTGTGGGCGAGTTTCTGGGGCAGGAGCTGGAGGGTACTGTGGGCGAGTTTCAGGGGCAGGAGCTTGCGGGTACTGTGGGCGAGTTTCAGGGGCAGGAGATTGCGGGTACAGTGGGTGAGTTTCAGGAGCAGGAGCTTGCGGGTACTGTGGGCGAgtttcaggagcaggaggatACTGTGGGTGAGTTTCTGGGGCAGGAGGATACTGTGGGTGAgtttcaggagcaggaggatACTCTGGGTGAGTTTCAGGAGCAGGAGCTTGCGGGTACTGTGGGCGAGTTTCTGGGACAGGAGGATACTCTGGGTGAgtttcaggagcaggaggatACTCTGGGTGAgtttcaggagcaggaggatACTGTGGGTGAGTTTCTGGGACAGGAGCTGGAGGGTACTGTGGGCGAGTTTCAGGAGCAGGAGCTTGTGGGTACAGTGGGCGAgtttcaggagcaggaggatACTGTGGGTGAGTTTCTGGGACAGGAGCTGGAGGGTACTGTGGGCGAGTTTCAGGAGCAGGAGCTTGTGGGTACAGTGGGCGAGTTTCAGGAGCAGGAGGGTACTGTAGGTGAGTTTCAGGAGCAGGAGCTTGCGGGTACAGTGGGCGGGTTTCAGGAGCAGGAGGGTACTGTGGGTGAGTTTCAGGAGCAGGAGATTGCGGGTACAGTGGGTGAgtttcaggagcaggagcaggaggataCTGTGGGTGAGTTTCTGGGGCAGGAGGATACTGTGGGTGAGTTTCTGGGGCAGGAGCTTGCGGGTACTGTGGGCGAGTTTCAGGAGCAGGAGGGTACTGTGGGCGAGTTTCTGGGGCAGGAGGGTACTGTGGGCGAGTTTCTGGGGCAGGAGGATACTCTGGGTGAgtttcaggagcaggaggatACTGTGGGTGAGTTTCTGGGACAGGAGCTGGAGGGTACTGTGGGCGAGTTTCAGGAGCAGGAGCTTGTGGGTACAGTGGGCGAGTTTCAGGAGCAGGAGCTTGTGGGTACAGTGGGCGAGTTTCAGGAGCAGGAGGGTACTGTAGGTGAGTTTCAGGAGCAGGAGCTTGCGGGTACAGTGGGCGGGTTTCAGGAGCAGGAGGGTACTGTGGGTGAGTTTCTGGGGCAGGAGCTTGCGGGTACTGTGGGCGAGTTTCAGGAGCAGGAGCTTGCGGGTACAGTGGGCGGGTTTCAGGAGCAGGAGGGTACTGTGGGTGAGTTTCTGGGGCAGGAGCTGGAGGGTACTGTGGGCGAGTTTCAGGAGCAGGAGGGTACTGTAGGTGAGTTTCAGGAGCAGGAGCTTGTGGGTACTGTGGGTGAGtttcaggagcaggagctggagggtACTGTGGGCGAGTTTCTGGGGCAGGAGCTGGAGGGTACTGTGGGCGAGTTTCAGGAGCAGGAGGGTACTGTGGGTGAGTTtcaggggcaggagcaggagggtACTGTGGGTGAGtttcaggagcaggagctggagggcACAGTGGGCGAGTTTCTGGGGCAGGAGCTGGAGGGTACTGTGGGCGAGTTTCTGGGGCAGGAGCTGGAGGGTACTGTGGGCGAgtttcaggagcaggaggatACTGTGGGTGAGTTTCAGGAGTAG
- the LOC118230823 gene encoding protein Ycf2-like isoform X8, translating into MDTVGEYLERELEESTAREFQGLGNADGFLEQELEGTVGKIQGLEVEESTAGEFQVLGSVGQFLESCTLGEFLGLKLKDTVHELQGLELHGTVGEFLWLELDDALAAFLGLGTVGEFQEQELAGTVGEFQEQELAGTVGEFQEQELRGTVGEFQKQELAGTVGEFQEQEDTVGEFLGQEDTVGEFLGQEDTVGEFQEQELEGTVSEFQEQELAGTVGEFQEQELEGTVGEFLGQELEGTVGEFLGQELEGTVGEFQGQELAGTVGEFQGQEIAGTVGEFQEQELAGTVGEFQEQEDTVGEFLGQEDTVGEFQEQEDTLGEFQEQELAGTVGEFLGQEDTLGEFQEQEDTLGEFQEQEDTVGEFLGQELEGTVGEFQEQELVGTVGEFQEQEDTVGEFLGQELEGTVGEFQEQELVGTVGEFQEQEGTVGEFQEQELAGTVGGFQEQEGTVGEFQEQEIAGTVGEFQEQEQEDTVGEFLGQEDTVGEFLGQELAGTVGEFQEQEGTVGEFLGQEGTVGEFLGQEDTLGEFQEQEDTVGEFLGQELEGTVGEFQEQELVGTVGEFQEQELVGTVGEFQEQEGTVGEFQEQELAGTVGGFQEQEGTVGEFLGQELAGTVGEFQEQELAGTVGGFQEQEGTVGEFLGQELEGTVGEFQEQEGTVGEFQEQELVGTVGEFQEQELEGTVGEFLGQELEGTVGEFQEQEGTVGEFQGQEQEGTVGEFQEQELEGTVGEFLGQELEGTVGEFLGQELEGTVGEFQEQEDTVGEFQE; encoded by the exons ATGGATACTGTAGGCGAGTATCTGGAAAGGGAGTTGGAGGAGAGTACTGCAAGGGAGTTTCAGGGACTGGGTAATGCGGATGGGTTTCTGGAACAGGAGCTGGAAGGTACTGTGGGTAAGATTCAGGGACTAGAGGTGGAGGAGAGTACCGCAGGGGAATTTCAAGTGTTGGGTTCAGTGGGTCAGTTTCTGGAGTCATGTACTCTGGGTGAATTTCTGGGGCTGAAGCTGAAGGATACTGTGCATGAGCTTCAGGGGCTGGAGCTGCATGGTACTGTGGGGGAATTTCTGTGGCTGGAGCTGGACGATGCTCTGGCTGCATTTCTAGGGCTGGGTACTGTGGGTGAGTTTCAGGAGCAGGAGCTTGCGGGTACAGTGGGCGAGTTTCAGGAGCAGGAGCTTGCGGGTACAGTGGGCGAGTTTCAGGAGCAGGAGCTTCGGGGTACTGTAGGTGAGTTTCAGAAGCAGGAGCTTGCGGGTACTGTGGGCGAgtttcaggagcaggaggatACTGTGGGTGAGTTTCTGGGGCAGGAGGATACTGTGGGTGAGTTTCTGGGGCAGGAGGATACTGTGGGTGAGtttcaggagcaggagctggagggtACTGTGAGTGAGTTTCAGGAGCAGGAGCTTGCGGGTACTGTGGGTGAGtttcaggagcaggagctggagggtACTGTGGGCGAGTTTCTGGGGCAG GAGCTGGAGGGTACTGTGGGCGAGTTTCTGGGGCAGGAGCTGGAGGGTACTGTGGGCGAGTTTCAGGGGCAGGAGCTTGCGGGTACTGTGGGCGAGTTTCAGGGGCAGGAGATTGCGGGTACAGTGGGTGAGTTTCAGGAGCAGGAGCTTGCGGGTACTGTGGGCGAgtttcaggagcaggaggatACTGTGGGTGAGTTTCTGGGGCAGGAGGATACTGTGGGTGAgtttcaggagcaggaggatACTCTGGGTGAGTTTCAGGAGCAGGAGCTTGCGGGTACTGTGGGCGAGTTTCTGGGACAGGAGGATACTCTGGGTGAgtttcaggagcaggaggatACTCTGGGTGAgtttcaggagcaggaggatACTGTGGGTGAGTTTCTGGGACAGGAGCTGGAGGGTACTGTGGGCGAGTTTCAGGAGCAGGAGCTTGTGGGTACAGTGGGCGAgtttcaggagcaggaggatACTGTGGGTGAGTTTCTGGGACAGGAGCTGGAGGGTACTGTGGGCGAGTTTCAGGAGCAGGAGCTTGTGGGTACAGTGGGCGAGTTTCAGGAGCAGGAGGGTACTGTAGGTGAGTTTCAGGAGCAGGAGCTTGCGGGTACAGTGGGCGGGTTTCAGGAGCAGGAGGGTACTGTGGGTGAGTTTCAGGAGCAGGAGATTGCGGGTACAGTGGGTGAgtttcaggagcaggagcaggaggataCTGTGGGTGAGTTTCTGGGGCAGGAGGATACTGTGGGTGAGTTTCTGGGGCAGGAGCTTGCGGGTACTGTGGGCGAGTTTCAGGAGCAGGAGGGTACTGTGGGCGAGTTTCTGGGGCAGGAGGGTACTGTGGGCGAGTTTCTGGGGCAGGAGGATACTCTGGGTGAgtttcaggagcaggaggatACTGTGGGTGAGTTTCTGGGACAGGAGCTGGAGGGTACTGTGGGCGAGTTTCAGGAGCAGGAGCTTGTGGGTACAGTGGGCGAGTTTCAGGAGCAGGAGCTTGTGGGTACAGTGGGCGAGTTTCAGGAGCAGGAGGGTACTGTAGGTGAGTTTCAGGAGCAGGAGCTTGCGGGTACAGTGGGCGGGTTTCAGGAGCAGGAGGGTACTGTGGGTGAGTTTCTGGGGCAGGAGCTTGCGGGTACTGTGGGCGAGTTTCAGGAGCAGGAGCTTGCGGGTACAGTGGGCGGGTTTCAGGAGCAGGAGGGTACTGTGGGTGAGTTTCTGGGGCAGGAGCTGGAGGGTACTGTGGGCGAGTTTCAGGAGCAGGAGGGTACTGTAGGTGAGTTTCAGGAGCAGGAGCTTGTGGGTACTGTGGGTGAGtttcaggagcaggagctggagggtACTGTGGGCGAGTTTCTGGGGCAGGAGCTGGAGGGTACTGTGGGCGAGTTTCAGGAGCAGGAGGGTACTGTGGGTGAGTTtcaggggcaggagcaggagggtACTGTGGGTGAGtttcaggagcaggagctggagggcACAGTGGGCGAGTTTCTGGGGCAGGAGCTGGAGGGTACTGTGGGCGAGTTTCTGGGGCAGGAGCTGGAGGGTACTGTGGGCGAgtttcaggagcaggaggatACTGTGGGTGAGTTTCAGGAGTAG
- the LOC118230823 gene encoding involucrin-like isoform X24, protein MDTVGEYLERELEESTAREFQGLGNADGFLEQELEGTVGKIQGLEVEESTAGEFQVLGSVGQFLESCTLGEFLGLKLKDTVHELQGLELHGTVGEFLWLELDDALAAFLGLGTVGEFQEQELAGTVGEFQEQELAGTVGEFQEQELRGTVGEFQKQELAGTVGEFQEQEDTVGEFLGQEDTVGEFLGQEDTVGEFQEQELEGTVSEFQEQELAGTVGEFQEQELEGTVGEFLGQEDTVGEFQEQELAGTVGEFLGQELEGTVGEFLGQELEGTVGEFQGQELAGTVGEFQGQEIAGTVGEFQEQELAGTVGEFQEQELAGTVGGFQEQEGTVGEFQEQEIAGTVGEFQEQEQEDTVGEFLGQEDTVGEFLGQELAGTVGEFQEQEGTVGEFLGQEGTVGEFLGQEDTLGEFQEQEDTVGEFLGQELEGTVGEFQEQELVGTVGEFQEQELVGTVGEFQEQEGTVGEFQEQELAGTVGGFQEQEGTVGEFLGQELAGTVGEFQEQELAGTVGGFQEQEGTVGEFLGQELEGTVGEFQEQEGTVGEFQEQELVGTVGEFQEQELEGTVGEFLGQELEGTVGEFQEQEGTVGEFQGQEQEGTVGEFQEQELEGTVGEFLGQELEGTVGEFLGQELEGTVGEFQEQEDTVGEFQE, encoded by the exons ATGGATACTGTAGGCGAGTATCTGGAAAGGGAGTTGGAGGAGAGTACTGCAAGGGAGTTTCAGGGACTGGGTAATGCGGATGGGTTTCTGGAACAGGAGCTGGAAGGTACTGTGGGTAAGATTCAGGGACTAGAGGTGGAGGAGAGTACCGCAGGGGAATTTCAAGTGTTGGGTTCAGTGGGTCAGTTTCTGGAGTCATGTACTCTGGGTGAATTTCTGGGGCTGAAGCTGAAGGATACTGTGCATGAGCTTCAGGGGCTGGAGCTGCATGGTACTGTGGGGGAATTTCTGTGGCTGGAGCTGGACGATGCTCTGGCTGCATTTCTAGGGCTGGGTACTGTGGGTGAGTTTCAGGAGCAGGAGCTTGCGGGTACAGTGGGCGAGTTTCAGGAGCAGGAGCTTGCGGGTACAGTGGGCGAGTTTCAGGAGCAGGAGCTTCGGGGTACTGTAGGTGAGTTTCAGAAGCAGGAGCTTGCGGGTACTGTGGGCGAgtttcaggagcaggaggatACTGTGGGTGAGTTTCTGGGGCAGGAGGATACTGTGGGTGAGTTTCTGGGGCAGGAGGATACTGTGGGTGAGtttcaggagcaggagctggagggtACTGTGAGTGAGTTTCAGGAGCAGGAGCTTGCGGGTACTGTGGGTGAGtttcaggagcaggagctggagggtACTGTGGGCGAGTTTCTGGGGCAGGAGGATACTGTGGGTGAGTTTCAGGAGCAGGAGCTTGCGGGTACTGTGGGTGAGTTTCTGGGGCAGGAGCTGGAGGGTACTGTGGGCGAGTTTCTGGGGCAGGAGCTGGAGGGTACTGTGGGCGAGTTTCAGGGGCAGGAGCTTGCGGGTACTGTGGGCGAGTTTCAGGGGCAGGAGATTGCGGGTACAGTGGGTGAGTTTCAGGAGCAGGAGCTTGCGGGTACTGTGG GTGAGTTTCAGGAGCAGGAGCTTGCGGGTACAGTGGGCGGGTTTCAGGAGCAGGAGGGTACTGTGGGTGAGTTTCAGGAGCAGGAGATTGCGGGTACAGTGGGTGAgtttcaggagcaggagcaggaggataCTGTGGGTGAGTTTCTGGGGCAGGAGGATACTGTGGGTGAGTTTCTGGGGCAGGAGCTTGCGGGTACTGTGGGCGAGTTTCAGGAGCAGGAGGGTACTGTGGGCGAGTTTCTGGGGCAGGAGGGTACTGTGGGCGAGTTTCTGGGGCAGGAGGATACTCTGGGTGAgtttcaggagcaggaggatACTGTGGGTGAGTTTCTGGGACAGGAGCTGGAGGGTACTGTGGGCGAGTTTCAGGAGCAGGAGCTTGTGGGTACAGTGGGCGAGTTTCAGGAGCAGGAGCTTGTGGGTACAGTGGGCGAGTTTCAGGAGCAGGAGGGTACTGTAGGTGAGTTTCAGGAGCAGGAGCTTGCGGGTACAGTGGGCGGGTTTCAGGAGCAGGAGGGTACTGTGGGTGAGTTTCTGGGGCAGGAGCTTGCGGGTACTGTGGGCGAGTTTCAGGAGCAGGAGCTTGCGGGTACAGTGGGCGGGTTTCAGGAGCAGGAGGGTACTGTGGGTGAGTTTCTGGGGCAGGAGCTGGAGGGTACTGTGGGCGAGTTTCAGGAGCAGGAGGGTACTGTAGGTGAGTTTCAGGAGCAGGAGCTTGTGGGTACTGTGGGTGAGtttcaggagcaggagctggagggtACTGTGGGCGAGTTTCTGGGGCAGGAGCTGGAGGGTACTGTGGGCGAGTTTCAGGAGCAGGAGGGTACTGTGGGTGAGTTtcaggggcaggagcaggagggtACTGTGGGTGAGtttcaggagcaggagctggagggcACAGTGGGCGAGTTTCTGGGGCAGGAGCTGGAGGGTACTGTGGGCGAGTTTCTGGGGCAGGAGCTGGAGGGTACTGTGGGCGAgtttcaggagcaggaggatACTGTGGGTGAGTTTCAGGAGTAG